The following DNA comes from Halobacteriovorax sp. HLS.
AACATTGATAAACTTCGCGCTCTTCATTAGATACTCAAGTTCTTTTTTAGGATAAAGGCTAATATGCTCTTCTTTTGATTCATCTAATTCAATCCCCCTGTTAGCGAGATAGTTTGCAATGAAAAGAAAGTTTCCAGTTGTTGTTTCACTGAATGAGTGAACTTCTCCTCCTGGAATGAGTATGTCGTTAAGTTCTATAAAAGCATTTGGAAGGTCCGGCACATGTCCAAAAACATCTGTCGATACAATGATATCAAATTTGAAGTCATTAAAAACTTCTCGAATATTACAGGCCTCATCGAGGTGGAAATTAACTTCTTGAGAATAATCCTTAGCGTGATCACAGGCAATGGCATAGGCCTTTGGACTTACTTCGTATCCATGCATTTCTATTCTATCTTGAAAGTATTTTTTTATATCAATAGAAAGACCTCCATGACCACTTCCAAAATCTAGTACTCTTATAGACTTTTTGGAGGTTTCACTTAGATACTTCTCAATTTTTCTGATTATATAAAATCTCTTAGTTTCATAAATCAGTCTGATTCTGTCTTTGAAGAGAAGATCTTTTCCTTTAGAAAATTTAGGGGAGTTACCCCACTTGTTAATAGCGAGCTCATTATTCTTTAAGATCTGGGACTTCATAATTTTTTAATACTCTCTTTATATTCAATAATAAGTCTATCTACTAGTTCGGCTACAGTGGGAGAGTCTTCAATAAGAGCACTTACTTGTCCTATCTCAAGTTCTCCTTCGATGAGATCGCCTTCAAGCATTCCTTTTCTGGCCCTGCCTGTTCCAAGAAGCTCTTGTAGTTCTGATTTAGAAGCACAACTAGATTCAAGTTCTTGAACTCTCTCAAAAAAGGAGTTCTTTAAAAGTCTAACTGGAACGAGGGATTTCATAGACAATAAAGTGTCGCCACTTTTAGAGTTAATAATTGCTTCTTGAAAATTCTTATGAGCTGAGGATTCTTGGGTGCACACAAAGCGAGTTCCAATTTGAACACCATGAGCTCCAAGAGCAATACATGCTGCAATAGAGGCTCCAGATGAAATTCCACCGGCCGCAATAACTGGTATTCCTACTGCTTTAACTACTTGGGGGATGAGACTCATGGTCGTAATTTCATCCCTTCCATTGTGACCTCCGGCCTCAAATCCTTCGGCAACAATAGCGTCAACACCGGCCTGCTCACATTTGATCGCAAGTTCAGGTGAGCTGGTTACATGAACAACTATACATCCTCTTTCTTTGAGATAGCTCGTATACTTTTTTGGGCTACCTGCACTTGTGAAGAAAATCTTTATTCCATGTTCCAGCGAAATTCTAATATGCTCTTCACTATATTTATAGAGAAGAGGTATATTTACGGCAACGGAGCCACTGGTAAGTTTCTTAAGTTTTATCAGATGTTGCTCTAATACATCGGGCCGCATACTCCCTGCTCCAATAATTCCTAAGCATCCAGCATTGGCAGCAGCGGCCGCCAGTTTTGCTCCTGATACGTAAACCATACCGGCCTGAATAATTGGATATTTAATATTAAATAGATCTGTTATTGTTTTATCTTTAAACGGTGTAATCACTTTTTAGGGGCCTTCTTTCTGAGTGTTTTTTCTAATGCCTTAATGATTAGGAGCATATCTGGTGTAGAGTATTTCTTATATAACTCTTCTACTATCGGCGCCGGTTTTCCCCCACGTTCTTTAAAGCTCATAAGCTCTTTTACAAACTCAGCTGCAATGACGAAGACTTTCGCTATTTCTGGTATCTTGGAAACATTCAAGGTTGAAAAGCCCTTACCATTTTGAGAACCGTGATGATACTTAATAAGTGTATCAACATCTAGTGGACACTCTGGGTGCTTGCGAATAAGTAAGGCTGCATCTAGAGGATGATTGAAAACGAGGTCCCAATCTTCATCTGATAGACCCGCTAACTCTAACTCTTCAAAGGTTGTAATTTTAGCGAGGTCTTCATTTTCTAAAAAAGAGATATCTTTGAAAAAACTTGCATAGGCAATTTGTTGAAAAGTTGATTCTTTCACTATTCCAAGGTTCTTTGCAATCTCGCAGGCGACAACTGAGCACATGTGTCCGTGCTGATATAGGTACCCACTTTTAGAATTGATTATTTTATGTAAGACATTATTTACTTCTGGCGTCTTCTTTGTCGCTGAAATCATACTGTTGACTATACTGTCAGTAAGCTGAATCGTGGCACTGTTAAAACCAAGCTTCTTTATTTCTTTGAGTGCTATATCATAACTTTGAGAAATCAATTCAATCTGCTCATCTAAAGTTTCATAGGCTTCGTCATCTAACTTTTGACAAAGATGATCTGAAATATAATTTGTAAAATTTTGTTGATACTCCTTAGGAATATAAAAGAACTTCAGCCCCTGTTCGATATATTTTAATATGAGTGCATTAGAGTAAACATCTCCAGCATGAATCCTCTTTATATACTGATGTTCTGTGGCCGACTTCTTTATTCGTATAAACACGTCACAACAACTAGTATCTAGAGGAAGAAAATAATGAGGCTCAATAGGGATGTACT
Coding sequences within:
- a CDS encoding class I SAM-dependent methyltransferase — its product is MKSQILKNNELAINKWGNSPKFSKGKDLLFKDRIRLIYETKRFYIIRKIEKYLSETSKKSIRVLDFGSGHGGLSIDIKKYFQDRIEMHGYEVSPKAYAIACDHAKDYSQEVNFHLDEACNIREVFNDFKFDIIVSTDVFGHVPDLPNAFIELNDILIPGGEVHSFSETTTGNFLFIANYLANRGIELDESKEEHISLYPKKELEYLMKSAKFINVSSYGFDPIRFPFYPERYIKHLKKVNSPFLLLGYIFSIFSFGPLRKPTLIIFNFVNYLLAMTLGRLINTAGCFISAKKKVA
- a CDS encoding nitronate monooxygenase family protein, whose amino-acid sequence is MITPFKDKTITDLFNIKYPIIQAGMVYVSGAKLAAAAANAGCLGIIGAGSMRPDVLEQHLIKLKKLTSGSVAVNIPLLYKYSEEHIRISLEHGIKIFFTSAGSPKKYTSYLKERGCIVVHVTSSPELAIKCEQAGVDAIVAEGFEAGGHNGRDEITTMSLIPQVVKAVGIPVIAAGGISSGASIAACIALGAHGVQIGTRFVCTQESSAHKNFQEAIINSKSGDTLLSMKSLVPVRLLKNSFFERVQELESSCASKSELQELLGTGRARKGMLEGDLIEGELEIGQVSALIEDSPTVAELVDRLIIEYKESIKKL